The sequence below is a genomic window from Rhodothermales bacterium.
GATGGGCGCCGGCGAGCCGATCGTCGTCGTCCACGGGGGACCGGTGCTAGAGCACGGGTACCTGCTCCCCCATCTCGCACCGCTGGCCGACGACTACCGGCTCATCTTCTTCGACCAGCGCCTGAGCGGCCGCTCGGCCGCGCAAGTCGACAGCGCCGACGTCACGATGGCGATGTTCGTCGAGGACATCGAGCAGCTGCGGACCGAGCTCGGCCTGGGCACGATACATCTCATGGGGCATTCGTGGGGCGGCCAGCTCGCCATGCGGTATGCGATGGCGCACCCCGAGGCGCTCCGTTCGCTGGTATTGCTGGATCCCATGCCGCCGAGCGTCGCCCTCTGGCAGCAGGAAGAGGCCGAACTCAGCCGGCGCGACACGCCGGCGGACAGCGCCGCGCGCGCCGCCATCATGGCCTCGGACGCCTTCCAGGCCCGTGACCCCGACGCCATCCGCCAACTGCTGCTGCTCTCGTTCAAGCCCCAGTTCTATAACGCGGCTCGGCTCGACAGCCTGCATCTGTATGTTCCGCCCGACTACATGGACCGCAGCGCCCGCTTCGGCTACCTGTGGCCCGAACTCTCGGAATACGACCTGCTCCCCGGCCTCGCCGACGTCCGTACGCCCACGCTCATCCTGTATGGCGACAACGAGCCGGCGGCTTCGATCAGCGGCATCCCGCTGGAGCGCACCATGCCGAACGCCCGGCTGGTTACCATTCCGGCCTCAGGGCACTTCCCCTTCATCGAGAACAGGGACGCGTTCTTCCGGGAAGTGCGCGCCTTTCTAACGCGCCCCGAACGATGACCTGACACTCAGGTCAAAAGCGCCCCCGATATGCGCCAAAAGCGACGAAATGGCGCCACGAAAGAATGATCGAAAATAAGCGGATGCCCATATACTAGGAGCTATCCCGACGCGCTCGCGCCCTCTCTCCCGGCGAACGTCCCCATCTGACGCCGGTCCGATTGCGTCCCTGCTACGCATCTTCGATCACCCCACGCCTATGTGGCGCTCCGCACTCACGACGAGCCGCGACCTGCCGGCTATGCCGTTCTATTTTGATCGGCGCGACGAACGCATTGTGCAGTCCGTTCGCCGGCTGGCGATGACCGTCGCGCACATGTTCAGCGCGCCGGGGGCCTACGTGGCGCTCTATGAAAAGGACGAACTCCTGCAGCTCATGGCGTGCTACGGCATCGACCTGGCCGCCTATCAGGAGAGCGGCTTCCTGTCGCCGGCGCTGGTTACGCCGGGTAAGGCGCTCATCGTGCCGGACACCGATCTCGACCCGGCCTTCGGCAACGACGTGTGGGTGACCAACGCCGGCATCCGCTTCTTCGCCGGCGCGCCGATGATCGACGCCTCGGGCCACCCGGTAGGGATGTTGTGCGTCGTCGATCGCGTGCCCAGATCATTCTCCAGCGGCCACATCAAGCTGTTGCACGATATGGCATCGATCGGGGTCAGCGAACTGAGCACGCACCATCGGCTCCGCATCCAGGAAGAAGCGCTGCGCCTGAGCGAAAGCCGGCTGGTCCAGAGCGAAGCCCTGTACGAACGGATGACCACCGGGCTCCCCATCCCGCTCTTCACCGTCGATGCCGACGGCATGATCCTGAGCTGGAATCAGGCCTGCATGGACTCGTTCGGGTTCGCGGATGAGGAAGTGATCGGCCGGCAGATCGGCCCGCTGCTGGTCGACGAGCCCGAGGCCGGCGATTTCGACACGATCATCAGCCGCGTCTTCAACCGGCGCCGGATCTCCGGGCTCGACCTCAAACTTCGCACGAAACGCGGCAGCTTTCGCCGGCTCTATTGCCGTCTCCTCCCGGTCTACGATCCCTCGGGCAACATCCAGGCCTGCGCGTTCATGGCGCAGGATGTCACTGCCCTGCGCCGACTGGAACAATCGAACCGCGAACAGTCCGCCTGCAGCCGGCTCGTCGCCAGCCTGTCATCGGCCTGCTCGTTCTCCATCGCACAGGAAGGCGACGGCACCTGCTGGCTCCAGCGCGTCTCCGACGCGTTCACCGCAACCACCGGCATCCCGTTCGATCCGGGGCGTCCGTTCCGATGGACGGATGTCCTGCACCCGGAAGACAGCTACGCCACGTTATCCACCTATGGCGCGCTGGCGCTCAACGCATCGGCCACGCTGATGCTCCGCCTGCGCCTGCCCGACGGCAGCCTCCGCACGATGCAGCATGCCGTGCAGCTCGTCGAGCACGACCCCAAGACGAACCTCCGCCGCTACCTCGGGGTGATGCGCACCGCCCAAGACGGGCCGGCGGAAGACTGGACCCAGCCGGCCATCGACCAGATCAAATCGACCATCCTGGCCACGATGAGCCACGAGATCCGCACGCCGCTCACCTCGATCCTCGGCTTCGCGGAGCTGCTCGCGCTCCAGGAAAACGACACGCATCGCCGGTTCGCCCGCCTCATCGAGGAAAGCGCGTCGCGCCTGCTCAACACGCTCGGGGCCGTCCTCGATCTGGCGCAGCTGGAAGACCACCTGCTTCCGCTCAACCTCGAAACGGTCGATCTGGGCGCGCATGTGAAGGCCATCGCCACCCCCTACCGGGAGACGGCCGTGGCCAAGGGATTGCACTGGCATTTTCACACGCCGGCGGCGGAGACCTACGTCCGGATCGACGCCGACGCCTCGGCGCGCGCGCTCCGCCATGTGCTGAGCAACGCGATCAAATTCACCCGTAAAGGCGCGATCCAGATCACCATCGCGCCGCGCGAAGACGCCGTCGAACTGACCATCGAGGACTCCGGCGTGGGCATCGGCAAGGAGTTTCTGCCGTATCTCTTCCGCGAATTCCGCCAGGAGGTCACCGGCATCACGCGTCCGTACGAAGGCACCGGCCTCGGCCTGGCCATCACAAAACGGCTCATCGAGTCGATGGGCGCCACCATCGCGATCGATAGCCGCAAGGGCTCGGGGACGACGGTGACGATGCGCTTTCCGTTCGCGGCCGAAAGCGACGTGGCCGGCTGAACCTAAGTCGCCGGCATCGCGTTGGAGGAACACCTTTAAACCGACTCCAGCGCCATGGAACCGCCCATCATCCCCGAATACAACAAACCCGACGCACCGGGCATCTGGATGAGCTTCGACAACACCGTCTCGGTGTACCACATCGTCGAGGCCGACCACGATTTCGATCGGGCATCGCAGGATCTGTTCGCGCTGCTGCGCCAGGCCAACGAGAAATTCCCCGAATGGCCGCGCGTCCTCTACCTCGAGATCCAGGGACACCTCGACCACCTCGGACGCTTCGACCCCGATATGGTCGAGCTCCAGCAGGAGTTCCTCATCCAGGCCCTGGGCGAATACTGGACGGCGCTCGACATGCCGCTCGTCTCGGTCGTCAATCCGAAACTTCAGAACAACGCCATCCCCGATTCCCTGGCGATCCGCCCGCCGGAGCAGCGGTACGATTGAGCGGCCTGCGGCCGCGGTCGGTGGAGACTGGTCATTGGTTGGTCATTACAGCTTTGCATCCTGAATCACGTTCAGGATACGTTTCGGTCTGAAAGATTTTTCAGACAGCGCCTAATCGGCACGCACTCATCGTTCATCCCTCGTCATGGTTCGAATTACCCTTTTTGTGGCCTTATTCCTGATCCCGACCGCGCTTCACGGCCAGACGCTGATGCCAACCGTCCTCCCGCTGCGAGAGCAGGCGGAGGTGATGGACCGGCTGTTGAAAGATCGCCTGGAGACCGTCGTGCCGATGCTGATGCGTCGCGAGGGGATCGACATGTGGGTGATCGTGGCGCGGGAGTATAACGAGGATCCGGTGATCGAGACGATGCTGCCGGCCACGTGGCTCGCGGCCCGCCGGCGGACGATCCTCCTCTTTTTCGACCGCGGCGAGGCCGGCGTGGAGCGGCTGGCCGTATCCCGCTACGCGGTGGGCGACGCCTTTCCGGGGTCGTGGTCGCCAGAAGACGAGCCGGATCAGTGGAAGCGGCTGGCCGACCTCATCGGCGAACGCAACCCCCGCCAGATCGCCGTCAACCGGTCGTCTACCTTCGCGCACGCGGACGGGATGACCGATACCGAGTTCGAGGCGCTGACCGCCGCGTTGCCGGCCGCCTTCCGCGGGCGGATCGTCTCGGCCGAGAACCTGGCCGTCGGCTGGCTGGAAACGCGGACGGAGCAGGAGATGCATATCTACCCGATGATCGTGCGCATTGCCCACGCGATCATCGCCGAAGGGCTGTCCGAGCGCGCCATTCAGCCTGGGGTGACCACGACGGTCGACCTGGAATGGTGGTTTCGCGAGCGGATCCGGTCGCTCGGGCTGACGACGTGGTTCCACCCGAGCGTGTCCGTCCAGCGCGCCGAGGAGCCCGACTCTCGCAGCGACTTTTCGTCGCGCCCGGGCGAAACGACGATCCTGCCCGGCGATCTGGTCCATGTCGACTTCGGCATCACGTACCTGCGGCTCAACACCGACACGCAGCAGCATGCGTACATTCTGAAGCCCGGCGAGTCCGACGCCCCCGCCGGCCTGAAGGCGGCGCTGGCCGCCGGCAACCGGCTGCAGGATATCCTTACCGCGCAGTTCAAGACCGGCCGCACCGGCAACGCCATGCTGGCGGCCGCCCGCGCGCAGGCGACGGCCGAGGGCCTGCGTCCGTCCATCTATACCCACCCCATCGGCTACCACGGTCATGCCGCGGGGCCGGCGATCGGGATGTGGGACAGCCAGGGCGGCGTGCCGGGTACGGGCGATTTCCCCCTCCATCCGAACACGGCCTATTCGATCGAGCTGAACACGACCGTGGCTATCCCCGAGTGGAGCAAGGACGTGCGGGTGATGCTGGAAGAAGACGCGTTTTTCGACGGCGCGGCGGTGCGGTACATCGACGGCCGGCAGACCGCGCTGTGGCTCGTGCCACGAGGACAGTAAAAAAAGACGTGGTCAGGACAAACCGTGGGTTCAACCCCGGCTGTCCTCGATCCTTGCCCGCCGAACCGTGCGCCCTAAAACGGAAACCCCTGCGCGTGGGTGTCGATGATGAGCTCGGCGGCTTCTTCGCCGTGGCGATAGGGGAGATGAAACGCCGGCGTCCGCTCGATGAGCTGCCCGAGGTAGCGCACGGCTTCGCCGCGATGCATCTTGAGGTTGAGGCAGTTCTGGAGTAGCTCGAGGGTCGCCGAGGCCGGCGCGGTGCGGACGAGGCGCATGTCCGCTTCCGGACTATACTGCGGAAAGATCAGCGCGGCGATGGCGCAGCGGCCGGTGTCGATCTGGCCTTCCGCCAGTTCGATGGTCCGCTTCTGGAGCTGTGACACCTCTTCGGGGCTCAGCAGCCGTTCGTCCTGCGTCGTGGCGTGCTCGCGCATCTGGGGCGTCAGCGGAAACGGCACCAGTTCGCCCGTTTGCAGGGAAACCGGCACGATATCGTCCGACAGATAGGACCAGCCGCGCATGCAGAGGTTGGACACGAGGGTGCTCTTGCCGCGCCCCCAGGTCCCGCACATCACCACCGCGGTGCCTTGTTTCGAGGCGGCGCCGGCGTGGAGCCAGAGGAGGTCCGGGTGCTCGCGCACGAACCGGAACACGATCTCGAACTTGAGGCACTGCAGCGTGCTGTGCAGCGAGCCGTCGTGGTCGCCGAACTGATCGGCGCCATCCACGATGTAGCCACCCCCCTCGCGCCGCACCGTAAGGGTGTCCAGCAGATCCAGGGGGGCCGGGACGAGCAGTTCGCGGAAGTTGTGGGCCAGGGGGACGAGAACTTCCTCGGCCTCCCCCGACACCGCGACTTCCTGATTACCAAACGAGACGAAAAGCGTCTGCATGTTCCGGTTTCAGACGACGCCCTCGGCCTTGCCGATGTGCGCGCGCTTGTCCTGGATGAGACCCAGGGTCAGCAACTGACGCAACGCGAGGCGGACGTCTTCGATGAGAAGGTCGGGTGGTACTTCGAACGTGGAGCTCAGATCGTTGCAGATCTGCTGGACGGTGCGTGAGCCGTCGCAGCAATCCCAGATCGCCTTGGCCGACGCATTCAGGGAATAGCCCATTTCCGAGTCGCCGTCGTACAGCACCATTTCTTCGAGAACACCCTGCGCGAGGACATCCGGGTGCTGTACGGGAATCATTTCTTCGCTGATCATGGTGCGGATAACCGGTGACGGTTGCGGGTAATTAGCATGCTGTTCCATATCCTGGTGGTCTTGCTTCCGGCAGTGTTTGGAAGCCAGCTGGGCGTGTGCCCCTGGTATACGTCGTTACGGTGCGCAACCCTACAGAAGTGCCAAGGCGTCTCGATAACCAATCGCTCCAGACGTAGCCGTCCGCATAATCCGGTACTTCCTATGCGGCTCCGTCGGCTGGCGCTTGCGTCGCATCCCGGGGTAACGGGGGGATGAGATGGGCGGCTTGCGCTTCGTCGTGCTTTTCGACGCCTCTCGCTTCTACTCCGTTTGGTCTGCGTCGTGCATCAACGCGAAAACACTGCGTGAGGTGTAGAAAAGAGTTGTGATGCCTGAGAAAAGCACTGAAAGATCACTATAGAATCGGCGCAATACAAGGATATGTTAAAAAAACGCGTCTTTGCCACACATTGGTGACACGTGTCGCCGGCTGCCGGCGATCTAGGAAAGCACGTCGGTTCCGGTTCCGTCCCCCGCCGGCACCATCAGAAAGGCGCTCAACAGCAGCAGAAAGCCGGCGAGGTAATACGTGGGATTGCCCGTGACCAGATAAAAGATCGCCCCCATCACAGCGATCCCTTCCGCCGCGCTCCAGCCGATCAGGGTGAAGCTGGCGTACCGGGCGCGCGATTTCGTCGCCTCCCGCTTCCGCTTGAAATACAGGATGGCGCCGACCATCACCAGCGTCACCACGCCGAAGTAGCCCACCATGGCAGGATGGTCGGCCGGAAAAATCGGCTTCAGCTGTTCGCTATCGACCAGGTACCAGCTGACCCCGCCGACGAAGACGACCATGGCGGTCATCGCGAGCCGCAGGATGGGGAGCAGTTTGAGGAGATCGGGTGCAGGTTGCATGATCAGGCAGCGGTCGGGCTCAGGGCATTGACGGCATCCATCAGCGCCTGTTTCTCTTCGTCACGAAGCGGCGCGAGCGGTGGCCGCATCGTACGCCAGCCGGCGTCGCCGGTGCGCCGCTCCGTCAAGAACTTCAGGGCGGGAATCATGGGGTAGGCTTCGACCGCCTGCCGGGCCGCCGTGAGCCGTTGCTGGAGGGCATCGACGTACGGGGCGTTGCGTGACGCGTACACCTCGGCAGCCTGGGCGGCCGTAACGTTGACGGTGGCGGAGATGCAGCCGGCCCCGCCCGCGCGCAGCAGATCGAGCAAGAAACGCTCCGTGCCGGCGAATACCCGAAAGCCCGGAAAGGCCTTCAGCGTCGCCTGCATGTTCGCGAAATCGCCTCCGGAGTCCTTGATCCCTTCAATGCACGCGGGATACGCGGCCCGCAGCTTCTCGATCACCGGCAGGGTAAACGGAACGCCCGTCATCTGGGGGAAATGATACAGAAAGAGGCGTGGCGCATCCGCGCCGATCTGCTGGATGATCTCGTCGAAGCTGGCGATGAGGCCTTCATCGCGCACCTTTTTGTAGTAAAACGGCGGCAGCACCAGCAGATTGTGGACCCCGTGCGCCAGCGCATGCCGGGACAGCGCCACCGTGTCCGGCAGCGCGCAGCATCCGACGCCGAGCAGGATGCGATCGGCCGGCGCCCCCGATGCCAGCAGCTTTTCGAGCAGCGCCTTGCGCTCATCCACCGTGAAGCAGTTCGCCTCGCCGGTCGTGCCCAGGATGGCGAGCCCGTCGCACCCGTTCGCGAGCAACCAGCGCGCATGGGCCGCAAGCCGTTCGTGGTCGACCTGGCGGTCAGGCGTCTGCGGCGTCAGACATGCCGCGTGGATACCGTCGGGCAGCATCGAGGACATACGCAAGGGAGGGTTCGGTTCGTTGTACGGTGGAGGACGTGCGCGTTGCGTCCCGGAAGGTAGATCAGGGGGTGCGAAACATCAACCGCGCTCTTGCATACCGGAACGCGCGCCATGGCTTCGTCTCAAAAAGAGACGAGCGTCCGGCTGCCCTGCGGCGGCCCGCATTCCGCCGCTTCCGGCATCGGGTATGCCGGCGGCACGCGTTTTGAAAGCGTCCGTATCCGATAGTGGAGGCTAACTCAATCCACCCTTTCACCATCACCCCATCACAACCCATGCTGAAACTACCTACCCATCGTTTTACATACATCCTGATCGCCCTCCTTTTCGTCGCATCCGCCGGATGCGACAGCAACGAAGACGACAACACCACGGCGCCGGACGTTTTCCCGCTCGAGGCCTTCACCCTCCAAACCGAACTTTTTAACCAGACCCTCGCCCCGAAACAAGCGGCCGGCCTCAACTTCACCGCCGCCGCCCTGCGCGTCTGGCCGGTGTCGCTCGTCCTGAGCGCCAACCTCGTGATCCCCGTCGCACTGACGAATTCGGCCATCCAGACCGACCCGACGGCGGACGACGGCTCGTGGGTCTGGTCGTCCTCGGTCACCGCCAGCGGCGTCTCCGCAGCCTACAGCCTCACCGGCTCCCGGCGCGACGACGGCACGGACTGGAGCATGCGCGTGACCATGAACGACCCGAGTTCGTCCACGCCCCTCGAAGACTTCGAGCTGTTTACCGGCCGCACGACCGACAACGGGGCTTCGGGCTCCTGGGAGCTGTATTACCCGGTGGACGGGACCTCGACGAATGTGCTGAGCGCTTCGTACGAGATCACGAGCGACACCGAGAAGTCGATCACCTTCACCATCCCGGCTTCGGCCGAAGTCAACGCCGGCGACTCCGTCGAATACACGGAATCGGGCGACGAGCGCACGTTCGACTGGCAGCAGGTGGGCTCCGGCGTGCGGCATCTGGTGCTCTGGAATGGATCGGACCAGTCGGGGTCGATCACCGCGACCAACTTTAATGGCGGCGTTCAGGCTTGTTGGGATTCCAACCTGAGCGACACGGCGTGCCCCGCCAAAACGATGTTGCCCTGAACGACAACACACAATGACCCATAAAGAAAACCCCCTGCGCGTTCCCGCACGTGCAGGGGGTTTTTGTATGTTGGGCCATGCAGATAACGGTTTCTCCCGATAAAGCCCGGTGCGGTCTCTCGGCCGCGCAAGCCGGCGCCGCCATGCTCCGCGAAGCCGTCGAGCACGCCGGCGAGGCGACGATCGTGCTCGCCACCGGCGCCTCGCAGTTCGAGCTGCTCGATGCGCTGACCCGCGCCCCCGACATCCCGTGGCATCGCGTGACGGCCTTCCATCTGGACGAATACGCCGGCCTCTCCATCGAACACCCCGCCTCGTTCCGCCGCTACCTCTGGGACCGATTCGTGCGTCGCCTGCCCACACCGATGCGGGCGTTCCATTATATCGATGCCGAGACGGACGCCGAGGCCGAGGCACGACGCCTGTCCGCACTGATCCAACCTCTGCACGTCGATGTGGCGTTTGTCGGGATCGGCGAAAACGGGCACCTCGCTTTCAACGACCCGCCGGCCGACTTCGTGACGACGGCTCCCTATCATGTGGTCGCGCTGGATGAGGCGTGCCGGCGGCAGCAGCTGGGCGAGGGCTGGTTCGAGACGCTGGATGCCGTGCCACGGACCGCGGTATCCATGTCGGTCCATCGCATCATGCAAAGCCGGGCCATCGTATGCACGGTGCCTGAGGCGCGCAAGGCCGACGCCGTGCGCGCGACCGTGGAGGGGCCGGTGACGCCCGAAGTGCCGGCGTCGATCCTCCAGCAGCATCCCCGCTGCGCGCTGTTCCTCGACGAAGCCTCCGCGGCCGGCCTGCGCCGGTAACGCCGCGTCGCGTCAGCGGCGCTGCGTGTTACGGAAAAACAGCAGCCCGCCGCTGTCGCCGCCGACGAACAAATCCGTATCCCCGTCGGCGTCGATGTCGACGAAGGCGGGCGCCGCGAGCGCCGGCATGGGCATGGGCAGCACCTCTTCCGGCGCGAATTCCATCTGCTCGGGGGTGCCTATGTTGCGGAAAAACAGCAGGCCGCCTTTCTCCCGACCGACGATCAGGTCGATATCGCCGTCGCCGTCGTAGTCCAGCACGACCGGGGCGCTGCGCCGGCCGGCGTCGATGTCGCCGAACTCGTCGGATACGAGGGCGAACGACGGCTTTTGCGGCGTGCCGTCGTTCCGGTAGTAGTTGATCGTGCCCGACGCCTCGCCGGCGAACAGGTCCAGATCGCCGTCACCGTCCATGTCCGCCAGGGCCGGCGTGCTGTTGCTGCCGCGCGAGAGCTTGATGGTAGCGAGCTCATCCAGAACGAAGTCCGGCGCGGATACCGTGCCCTGGTTCCAGTAGAGCTGCATCCCCTTGAACCACGTCCCGAGCAGCATGTCCTGATCGCCGTCGCGGTCCAGATCGGCGAACACGGGGGCCGGATGGTACATCGCCGCGAGCGAAAGCGTGTCGGCCAGCTGGAACGCCGGCGTGGTCGCCGATCCCCGGTTCTCGAAATAGTATGCGAAGGCGGTCTCAACGGTCGACGGATCGATCTTGTTCGTCAGTACGAGATCCTGATCCCCGTCGCCATCCATATCCACAAACGACGGGATGCTTTCCAGCCCGACGTCCACGCTACCGATAAACCGACGGGTGCGCACGGTATACCCGCCGTCCGCCCCGCGTTCGAGGTAATACAGATTGTCCGCGGCGGTCCGGTTGGGATTAAACGCGCCCCCGAGCACGCCCACGACCAGGTCCTTGTCGCCGTCGTGATCGTAATCGGTGAACGCCGGCGCATTGTAGCCGGTGGTCAGCAGCGGATTGCCGATCGGGAAAGGCTGGGGATCGTTGCGGAGGTACGGCGTCGCGCAGGTGCCGGTATTTTCGATGAGCAGCAGGCCGGGCTCGAAAAAGTCGCCCCAGAACAGGTCCTGATCACCGTCGCCGTCGTAATCGTGAAACGCGAGGGTGTTGGCGCCGTGCCGGTTGCTGCCCACGAACTGGCCGATGATCTCGATGCCCTCGAACCGTTCGTCGAGCAGGTTAAAACGCGGGAGCGTGGCGTTGCGGGGGCTGGCGCTTTCGTAGTGCATCACCGTGCCTTCGACGCGCCCGATGAACAGATCGAGTGTGCCGTCGCAGTCGATGTCGGTGAAGTTGGGGATGTTCTGCCGATCCGCAAAGATCGGGGTGCCGGCGGCGTCGCGCACGGTGTCCGAGTTGGCCACGAAGACCGGCCGCTCCGCCGTCCCGGTATTGTGGTAGAGCTGCATGTAGCTGAACGGCCGCTCAGCCAGGATGTCGAAGTCGCCATCGGCATCGATATCCACGAACCGGCTCCACTCACCGATGTCGAGATCCATGAAGCGGTCCGTCCGCCACTTCAGCTCCGGCGCGGCGCGGGTGCCGACCTGCTCGAAAAACATCACCTGACCGGTGACATTCTGGAGGAAGAGGTCGTCGTCGCCGTCCCCGTCGATGTCATGAAACTGGGGACGCGGCACGTTGAGGCCACCCAGGAACGGATGGTCGTACCGCCGGCCGGCGCCGTCGCGAACGTCGAAGGCAAAGACATCGCGTTCAAACGCCGGCATGGCGGAAGCAGCCGGGCCCGACGCCGCGCGCGCGGGTTCTGAACCCGTCGATACCGACGAAGGCGTTGCGCAGGACGCGAGGAGCGCGCTCGCGCACCCCAGCAGAATGACGGGGAATACCTTCATCGATCGTGCGGGCGACTTAGCGGGCGTTGGTGCCCATACCCGAGGGGTAGAGGTTGAGCGGGATGACCTTCACGATCTCGTCGGTCTTCGTATCGATGACGACGAGGGTGCCGGGCTCTTCTTTTTCAGGCTCCATGGCGTGGCCGGCGTGGGCATCGTGGCCGCCGCCGCCCGGGGCCATCATCTTCATCATGGCCTGACCGCCGCCAGGGAGGTTGCTGTTCGAAACGAACAGATAGCGGCCGTCGGCCGAGAGCGCGCTGCCGTGGGGCTGCGAAATGCCCTCGCCTTCGATCAGCTTCGCCACCTTGCGCGTCTGCATGTCGATCACGGAGATCGTGTTCGCCATCTTGTTGCCCAGATACACATACCGGTTGTCGGGCGAAAACACGGGGTGCCAGGGCGCGGCTTTGACGTCCAGCGTCTCGACGAGCTGGATCGCGGGCACCCGGGTGATGTCGTAGATGAACACCTTGCCCGTCATCTGGCCGCCGACTACGAGCGTATGCGCATCCGGAGAGATGGCGAACTGGACGAAGGTGTTGATCGGACCGTCGACGTTATACAGTTCGATGGCTTCCGTATCGATGTTGTAGCTCAGGAAACGGTTTTCAGCGAGGCTTCCCACAAAAACATACTCGCCTCGCGGATCGATCACGATGGCGTGCGGGCGCGGGAAAAAGACATCGACTTCCTCGATCGCCATGTCCGATCGGGTGATCATGCCGATGCGCTGCGGCGGGTTCACGGCCATCATCGACCGGCCTACGAAGAGCAGGTCGCGCGTAGGGTGCAGCGCGAGGAGACCCGGCGCTTCGAACTCGGCCTGACCGACGAGTTCGTTCTCCCGGTTCAGCTTGAACACCCGGTTCGCCCCGATCAGGGAGACATACCAGAACGACCCGTCCGGCTCGACGGCGATGTGGTGGGGCTTGGCGTTTTTATCGACGCCGAATTTCGTCAGGTCGACGGTTTCGACCAGCTCCAGCGTGGTCGCGTCGACGATCGACACCGAGGCGCTGGACTGGTTGCAGATGTAGATCAACTGGCCGGCCCGGACCGACACCGCGGCCTCGCCGGCGGGATCGATCAACCGTGCCGTGCTGCCGCACGCGGAAGAGACGACAAACAGCAGGGCCAACGTTAGCCCCGCGATCAGGGTAGAAGTGCGCTGGATCATGGGAGTCCTCATATGAAAAGCGTTCCACGTTCCGGAGGCGTAGTTGCTCCCGGAACGTGGAACGCGCGAAG
It includes:
- a CDS encoding YncE family protein, whose product is MIQRTSTLIAGLTLALLFVVSSACGSTARLIDPAGEAAVSVRAGQLIYICNQSSASVSIVDATTLELVETVDLTKFGVDKNAKPHHIAVEPDGSFWYVSLIGANRVFKLNRENELVGQAEFEAPGLLALHPTRDLLFVGRSMMAVNPPQRIGMITRSDMAIEEVDVFFPRPHAIVIDPRGEYVFVGSLAENRFLSYNIDTEAIELYNVDGPINTFVQFAISPDAHTLVVGGQMTGKVFIYDITRVPAIQLVETLDVKAAPWHPVFSPDNRYVYLGNKMANTISVIDMQTRKVAKLIEGEGISQPHGSALSADGRYLFVSNSNLPGGGQAMMKMMAPGGGGHDAHAGHAMEPEKEEPGTLVVIDTKTDEIVKVIPLNLYPSGMGTNAR